The following coding sequences lie in one Corynebacterium humireducens NBRC 106098 = DSM 45392 genomic window:
- the paaE gene encoding 1,2-phenylacetyl-CoA epoxidase subunit PaaE — MTAPTKKKAKFNPLQVSEVRRLTDNAVEVSFEVPEELREDYDYVPGQYVALRADIDGQEVRRSYSICDIPRPGVIRVAIKRDLGGVFSTWANDELEPGTVIEVMNPQGAFTSRVHVTSLNDAQELLKDELADVDGAPHLVAIAAGSGITPIMSIAQALLSGSRSATFELVYANKGGGDVMFAEEIGDLKDKYPTRFAVHHVLSREQRVNPLFSGRIDDEKLSLLLDKVIRTDETDEWFLCGPFELVQLVRDELDSRGVSSDNVRFELFSTGKPQDGPGQGNTGRPVVVDPHGRNITVSFKLDGLSGSIESPVSANETILNAALRARPDVPFACAGGVCGTCRAKVIEGEFEMDENYALEPDEVAQGYVLTCQTRATGDKITVDYDA, encoded by the coding sequence ATGACCGCTCCCACCAAGAAAAAGGCCAAGTTCAACCCGCTGCAGGTCTCTGAGGTCCGTCGCCTGACCGACAACGCCGTCGAGGTCAGCTTCGAGGTCCCGGAAGAGCTTCGTGAGGACTACGACTACGTCCCCGGTCAGTACGTCGCGCTGCGTGCCGACATCGACGGCCAGGAGGTCCGTCGTTCGTACTCGATCTGTGACATCCCGCGCCCGGGCGTCATCCGCGTCGCCATCAAGCGCGACCTCGGTGGCGTCTTCTCCACCTGGGCCAACGACGAGCTCGAGCCGGGCACCGTCATCGAGGTCATGAACCCGCAGGGTGCCTTCACCTCGCGTGTCCACGTCACCTCCCTCAACGACGCCCAGGAGCTGCTCAAGGACGAGCTGGCCGACGTCGATGGTGCCCCGCACCTGGTCGCCATCGCCGCGGGCTCCGGCATCACCCCGATCATGTCGATCGCGCAGGCCCTGCTGTCGGGCTCCAGGTCCGCGACCTTCGAGCTGGTCTACGCCAACAAGGGCGGCGGCGACGTCATGTTCGCCGAGGAGATCGGCGACCTCAAGGACAAGTACCCGACCCGTTTCGCGGTGCACCACGTCCTGTCCCGTGAGCAGCGCGTCAACCCGCTGTTCTCCGGCCGCATCGACGACGAGAAGCTCTCCCTCCTCCTGGACAAGGTCATCCGCACCGACGAGACCGACGAGTGGTTCCTCTGCGGACCCTTCGAGCTGGTCCAGCTGGTCCGCGACGAGCTCGACAGCCGTGGCGTGAGCAGCGACAACGTCCGTTTCGAGCTGTTCTCCACCGGTAAGCCGCAGGACGGCCCGGGCCAGGGCAACACCGGCCGTCCGGTCGTCGTCGACCCGCACGGCCGCAACATCACCGTCTCCTTCAAGCTGGACGGCCTGTCCGGTTCCATCGAGTCCCCGGTCTCCGCGAACGAGACGATCCTCAACGCCGCCCTGCGCGCGCGCCCGGACGTCCCCTTCGCCTGCGCCGGCGGTGTCTGCGGCACCTGCCGCGCCAAGGTCATCGAGGGCGAGTTCGAGATGGACGAGAACTACGCGCTGGAGCCCGACGAGGTCGCCCAGGGCTACGTCCTGACCTGTCAGACCCGCGCCACCGGTGACAAGATCACCGTCGACTACGACGCCTAG